Part of the Verrucomicrobiota bacterium genome is shown below.
AACCCTGCTGCGGTGGACGCATCTAAAGACCGCACCTCACATTCCAGTCGGTCGGTGAGGTGCTCCGCTAACGCTACAGCGCCTCCGGCTAAGACAATGAGGCAGTCCGATGAGGCCGCTTCCTGTGGGGATACAACCGCTTGCGCTTTCCAATGAGTCGTGTAATACTGTAGCTCAAAGGCTTCCTCCTCTTTTGATGGAAGACCATCCATGGGTAAGGTGACGAACTCTTTAAAGGAAAGCAACACCTCTCCTTCTTCTGACAACAGGTCAATATCATATTTGGTGATCTTCTCACCAGATGGAGCGCTGTTGCTCTTTCTGGCGTAGGCCCAGCAAGCTGTATCTACTGCTCCATAAAGATTGACTTCCTTCACACTGAAAGGAAGGGATAAAACGCTTTCTTCTATAGCTAATCCTAACCCCATACACGTCTGTAAGGCACTGTCCAGAATGCCGGGTTGCAACACGTACCCTTCTTCTTTAGGTAACCTAAGCCTGCTTAAGGCCTCGTTATCATCGTAATAGAGGGTGGCTATTCCCTGGAAGGTCATGCCGTAATCTAGGCCCAACTCCCGGAATGATGCATAACAGGCTTTACCGGTCTTCTCACATGAGAGGCGAGCCTGCAAGGCCGCGATATCGATCGCTTCAGTAGGAGTGTATGCTTGCGTGCTTAACCAACCCTGGCTGTGGACCACTTCTTCGGTTACCTTACCATTCAGACCTTCTTCGGAAGGTAAGCTGTACACTTCATAGCCCAACCTTTCACCTTCTTCATAGATACTGATCTGAACGGTCTGGGCCTGACCATTGACACGGACAGGACGCAGCCAGGTGATGTCTTTGAGTTGGGTGATCTCTTGTTCGAGTGATCTTGTCCCCGCTTCTCTGGCGAGTTCCAAGTACACTACTCCAGGCAATACTTTCGCGCCTCGTACTTTGTGGTCAGATAGAAACGATTCTGTGCCAGTATACATACTGGTAAATCGCTGCTCTTGTAAATTGGAATCATTGCGGTGCAAGAGCGGGTGGAGCCACAGGTTCTTTTTTGAAGGGAGAGTAAAGCGTTCATCATGCTCTACAGGTATCCAATACCGCTCCCGCGCAAACGGATACGTCGGTACACTGATCTTGTTCGGCTTCTGATCTTC
Proteins encoded:
- a CDS encoding polyketide synthase dehydratase domain-containing protein — its product is MWILDRMFLTPRAQAAVIGEAMERAGVQAGEISYLEAHGTGTSLGDPIEIAGLSKAFRRGNSDREEQWCSIGSLKSNIGHAESAAGIGGLTKVLLQLKHGQLVPSLHSGTLNPNIDFRKTPFRVQQRLEDWETEDGKPRMAGVSSFGAGGSNAHVIIEEYWDKSGIKNEALKLAGPFVIPLSAKNEEQLGEVVQNLSRYLDNLLKSEQLRLSDLAYTLQVSREAMECRLALLVNNLEELQRQLAEYQKGDRKDFLISNIKKDSGDFVLKGKAGKAYLREALANKEGESLAQLWVKGVEIDWNLLYAEDQKPNKISVPTYPFARERYWIPVEHDERFTLPSKKNLWLHPLLHRNDSNLQEQRFTSMYTGTESFLSDHKVRGAKVLPGVVYLELAREAGTRSLEQEITQLKDITWLRPVRVNGQAQTVQISIYEEGERLGYEVYSLPSEEGLNGKVTEEVVHSQGWLSTQAYTPTEAIDIAALQARLSCEKTGKACYASFRELGLDYGMTFQGIATLYYDDNEALSRLRLPKEEGYVLQPGILDSALQTCMGLGLAIEESVLSLPFSVKEVNLYGAVDTACWAYARKSNSAPSGEKITKYDIDLLSEEGEVLLSFKEFVTLPMDGLPSKEEEAFELQYYTTHWKAQAVVSPQEAASSDCLIVLAGGAVALAEHLTDRLECEVRSLDASTAAG